The Metopolophium dirhodum isolate CAU chromosome 4, ASM1992520v1, whole genome shotgun sequence DNA window aaaaaagtttatttcattaaaatcagaacgattcaaaacgtatttatataaaagaattATCTTTCTATCACACTTCCCTCAAAAAAAGCATTTGCTacaaaatccgagccctacttattacttactaatAATGGAGTTTGTGGTGCCACCATTGAACCAATCCTGCCGAACATGGAGCATATGCCGAACAGGGAATGTCGGATTTCCGTTGGGAACATTTCGGCGGTGTACATGTACAGTATTACGAACGAAATGGTTATGGAGAACTTTCCAATCAGGTACAGGAGTACATTTAAGATGACCGCGTCTAAAAATAAGACCATATTTCATTATACAGttggtcaataataataataaataataatatatcgttgtaTGTGCGTTTAGGTCGTAGGTATCTCAATCGTAGACAACgagttcatattaaaaaaggtgggtaagtggatgtcactctgctttacagtaggttacaaatgggtttctgaaatggatggtgttaaatttgaattcaatgatataatatcattgtataagaaaaacgattctgagcgaaaacggtcagtcatcctatgatattaccaaatatattttgatgataatattattgtgaataaagtaatttatatataacctatttacgtggagacttgttttaaattttcaatccttagcttaaaagtttgaactatttataaaattaaaattttattgatatttatagaaaaaaaaacaaaaaaatggaaactgaaaatgtccgtaaacactaaacagcacaaaataagtcaaaatattttgaaaatgttatggtgtatagaaaaagctaatacaaacattcagtcaaaatgtcatgtacctacggttatttgttttagagttgcaccaaaaaccaaaattagttttctcgaaaacagattttgcgtaaaagttcctgtttttccttaatttgtattttgtttttcacgtcgcttttgaaaactgaaatatttacttttgaccccccaaagtaccgactagattcactttcctatcagaaaagttactgttgaagaaaatccaagcatttttactgtcctaaaaggtgatgacagacacaaaaataaaaaacacacatcattgtaaaatcaatacatccatcgtgttctactcagaatctaaaactagcCCGTGTGCGTCCATTCACCCCCTCCCTACTTCTATGGGTGTTATAGATGGTATACCAAGAAGTAGGATAATATCTTCTTTGAAAaaccataatatgtattataggtacctactattgttCTATTACCTCGTTTGAATTTTGGGCCTCTGCTTGTtaataagtcaataaaataaaattattgaattttctaatcaataattatatcaagTCCCCgagaataaataatacatacgacggtatacctaacctaacctaacctaatacctggagtgtacctatatcataactatggtgtacataaataatggctagtgttttattattgttattgaatctTGTGATTCCCTGGGCTATGTATACTCCCTCGCCCTTTCCCGACAGTCACGTATACAAAGGGAGACGTGGGGTCAGATCACGTCCTATTGATTTCGGAGTGGATAATCTTCCATATTGTGTTTGAtgtgaattttgaatcaattcaaattatattcattgttccttgttgttaaatattttactacctcagtaaaaatgtttgagaGGGTGGCggattttctaatatttccctcccatttagctatgtcgttttctttttttgactCCCCCCATTTCAGAATTAATTTCTAAACCACGTCGCCATTGCTTCCCGACTCATCTATCTGGACCCGGTGAGTAAGAAATCTGCAGTGACtcaagtataaagtatataatgttgttacaacatattatgtgacaTAGTGTGATGTTATATGGTGGGCGGGGGGCTATGGCTCCCTCCTAATTTTAAGCGTATGGCAGTAGGAAAAAAATAAGAACCGCTcgctgaataataatatattaataaataataattacgttttGGGACGAACGCGATCGAAATGCATAGAGTACTGCACACCAAGAGCGTGGCACATTGCGATTCTCTCCGGCCGCAGTTGTTCATAATCTTGATCACCAAGAACAACGCCGGGATTTCGACCAGGCTACACAGAATGAAGTTCCCGTACCGGTTTCCCACTATTGAACCCGAACTCATAGACAGGCCGTAATAAATGAGCGTGTTGATCATCCTGCAGagtgacataaataataataataataatattaaccgcAGGTACACagaaatatagaatacaatattaataatattgtgtggccGCGGTATAAATTGTTAACAGGGATATATTCAGGTCGTACATATAGCTACTTATAGGTTTggcaatttttttgaaaagaaacatttttgtttataattattattataaatattatgaatactaatataatataatataataaattgttaactattatttaacCCATATTATGATCCGAGATAATTTTTTACTGTAGTCCACTAGTCTACGAGTCTACCTACTGATGTTGTCGATGTTGACGAAAATAGGATTATATAACATGTGGCAGGCGGGCAGGGGGTAGGACCGGTGACcggtaggtaataaatatttcagtaaaaaattGATCCATTAGGTATGTACCAAAATTTAAATTCgagaatatcaaatataatgtttagtgtttagttttctcaatacatttattttaaaaatactttgaataaatatttatgcagTAAAACTTTCATATTACAAAATCTCGtggtcaacaaaaaaaattcgtattataaagaaatttgttgaatagaattaaatatattttgttaaatagaaATTTGTTACAAGAATGTTTCACTGTAGGTACAACCACTGTAGGTTCACTGTGGCGTACCTACAATGTAacctatttattatgaaaaattaaaattgagagaaaacttaaatgataatataatattttataggtaggttgTAAGTACTTTACCAACAGAACGAACAGTTGATCACTCGTAATATTAAGCGTTTTGAAGTCATAGCACGTTTAAATGCTTGCTGGCTAGAACAGCTCGTCGTGCGCTTCGTCATTTCTtcctaaacataataatagaatatgaCAAACATAATATCGAATTGTCAGGCAGAGGCGGCCCTAGATTTCGCGGGGCACAGAAAAAATTAACTCGGTGCCCCGTTTGTCAATAAGTACATTGGTACAAacgttttaaattctaatattgttctaatatatttgtatattccaCCCAAGTACCCAACCTAGTTTTAAGctgtataatcatacaattttatgttatttatacattcgtctttaataaacgtaataataatattatatataaaaatataattactgttttaataaaaaaaataatcaagtattcgtctaatatttttttttacaaaatatttaggaggtacctatattatattaaaatttggttgttttttattttatttttttagttgatatTTCTACTGAAATTCTtggcataaaatataacatcttATTCTGTTATtcctcattatttatttattattacctaattattattattaataattttgatatttttagttttatcacTTTTATCAATTCATGCATAtgcaaataataggtatatttttttcaagcactgagatatataatatatatttttcacgaTGGTGTACCGCTGCACAGTgttttaaaatcgaaaaaagcTGGAAtaaactcaattaaaaaaaaaaaaatgtttttttaaattaaattgttgcaAGTTATTAGTATACTAGGTACTTGTTGAATAGTGTATTACAAAAAATGTCGTATTGACAAAATCACTATTTTGAGCTGAAAAAGTACTGGGCCGTAAAATGTACATGATGGGGTCTAGGACAGGTGTCCTGATTGACCTACTCTAGGGCCGCTTCTGTAATCGggaaataatcataatatgcatGTGTGCAGATTTAGCTACACACGTTTGGGCACTATTTTTATCTGATGTCGTAAACTCGTAACACGTTTGAGCACTTTAatagtctataataaataaatatgtaggttTTTATTTACGTTAAGTAtataccttttttaatttttatgtaagtaatgtataagtagtttataagttagaaatcataatattatgttatgaaaacggCGAGGTGCGTACAATCGAAAAACACGTACCCCCTCCCTGCCATACGCGTGGCAGTGAAACAGAACTTAATACGATCAGTATAGTGGACTGCGATAATGTGCGATATCACGGACATTATCCAAAATTCATCAATGCAATttccaaacaattttatttttgttttaacgttTCTCGTTTTGCTTACATCATAATCAGTCCCTTGTCGAGTGAGTATGATACAGTGAGACActtttactaattaattacattGTCGTAAcgcatttttaagtttttaacgaatttgaattatcataaatattgcTAGTACctatcacattataataatattagcaaaAGGTATAAACTTCTTTCATTTTAATGGCTGGTATCTTTTTAGGGGTATCGAGTGCCCAAACGTTGTGTGAATTTTTAATACCGAATAGgcagtgtttggaaggaacgagttccaaaaggaacggattcctggaacgaattcttttttaagGAACGGCACGttgaacgaattcctttttataaaaaaagaacgagaaaatgaacgagttctttttttcaaggaaaaagaACGAAATTTTTCGTTCCTTTCAAGTTCCAATTTAcacagatatataaataattgaaattgaaatattttttttttttagtgtgtatatttccaatattatgatcgttatcgagtatcCGAGTATCAAACTTCACCGTTAAAGTGTTAGTCCTTaatcattaggtaggtattctgGTACAGGGTACTCATTACTTATTGGTCATTagtaactttattaatatttctcataagtcataactcataagttataacttaatatatagaaatgggtataatatactattatattacattattacgatataaaatataaatccttgTCGTTGCGTCGACGGAAAATAAAATAGCATGAACACCGAAGACTgaacaataaaatcatttatgaaTTACGATGCGGGTCGGGACTATTGTAATACCTAGTACTTACCTACagctaaaatgtataataatatattaccatattaatatgacgttacaatattattttaatgataattatttataacaacaataaatgaTAAGATAGTTGACATACGAATAGATTACTAAAATACGTCATTTGATTATACCGAAAACCCCAAATGTCTGAAAAGTCAAATAATCGTATAGTCGAGAGTCGACAGCCGGTATCAgtgtttcattttcatattgtGAATAATGTGAAGACTTGAAGTGAATTGTGATTTGCATTTGTTAAACAGTACTACAGTAGTTATaaccgtataaaaaaaaaactgcagtcagtattattttcttaaacttaatagtaaattataaatttacttgtaggtatgtataagtataattaaaaattaaagtacctaaatatatctgttaaaaaaaaaattgatggttaaataagaattttaattttatctggaactaaaaaaggaactaGTTCTTTTTCCAAAGGAACGacaaaggaacgaattctttttttttaaaaaggaacaaggaacggaacgaattcctttttttcttaaaggaacaaggaacggaacgaattcctttttataaggaacttgaCAAACACTGCGAATAGGTAAAAATGCCCAAACGTGATGCAGTGGTAGATTTACTATTTCGATCTCTTTTTCGTTGGAGCTTTTAAACGTTTCGAGTTTTTTCAGAGTCTCTTCTGATAGTTTTTTTCCGTTGTAATTCGCAATGTATTTCAATTCCTCTATGGCCTCGTTGATTTTTCCAGCGGTGATCATCCAGCGAACAGACTCTGGAATAATTCTGCACACAAATGCCAAATCATCAcgatttatagtaatatattagaGTAGGTACGCAGAAGTTTGATCGTAGgtgtttatttatagtattgaaAGTAATTCAAATACAAGTGTATTTACGTGTAGGCCAACGCGAAACCCAATCCCGGTAAGTTTACGAATATCAAGAATTTCCTCCAGTCTTGAACGTACCAAAACAATACTCCGACTAATGCCTCGCCGATTGGATAGTAAGCACTCAAAATGGTACTCGCAAAAACTCTGTGTTTGCCTCCAACTAGCCCGATACCTaatggatacatttttttttagacattattTGTGGGATTAATcgccaatataatattgaatacatgTATTGGGCGAaggtaatagatatattatgcgATGTTCAAGCATAAATATAGCTAAACTGCATTTTAGTTAAGCCaacaaatgtaaatttatatcgtttcaaatatgtatactaaatacaatataataatatatgaattatgaaaatTACGACTATATTATTTCCTTACATGATcagatgtacctatattatattttcttaaatatttataaattataataattacaagatagatacctacataaataggtaggttaccATGCTTTTTAAGTGCTTTACAAGTCAAAGCacgaataaaaatgaataagtatttatgaacaattataATCGTTGCAAGCTGAATTGAACTAAACCTCTTACCCATTATGAAAGTAGCACTGTAAACTCCACCGGAAAAAAAAGCGTCGAAAAATTCCAATACCATGAACATGGTGTAATTTATTGACAGCCCGCGTAAAATACCACATGTCGCTGCCAATACGCTTCCAACGATGATAATGTTTTTCCTGCCGTACCTTAACGCAAATaaccaattaattatttttagtttttattaattaaatatttcgttaaacataCTTGTCTGACAAAAAGCCGGATATGGGTAAAGAGAAAAACTGACCAATGTTGTTGAGGGTCCCTACGATTGTCAGTTTCCACTTGTTGTTTTTGCAAAATATGTTGaactattttacataaattgtaataatcgcGTTAATCAATCGATCgatactaagtatattatgatttatgatttatgatactactattattttaataataactatgggTAGCGTCGTAATTATATAGGTGGAATTCAGAAATTGTGGAAATCATGGTTAGGTTAAAATAGGTTAGCTAATTCATGGCAtggatattatttacattataggtacctagtatgttatattgttatcgtTGTACAGGGTACATGTAAACAGCCAACAGGGTGCATGCGCAGAAGCCCATTGGCGTGGTGAACTGGATATTTTTCAGaggttattgtttaatatttcgcCCCCTCCACCCACCATGCAGCACCAATATACTGCTATAGTTAGGGTTTTACTATAAATTGACCACCTACTACCTTTTATAAAAATCAGACGCGGCTGCCTCTAGATTGCCCCCTTCGCCAGTCGCCACACTGTGTAGAGCTGATGACTACCAGCCTATAgcttataatatagcatatagcATGCTATCACCACAACGGCACATCagtaatataaaggtattattataatttataatattatcgattgaTGCATGATAAATTGTTATGTACCGCGGAAACTATCGTTGTCTCCCCACCGGATTCGAAGACGAATTCGTCGCACTGCACTATCGAAGACCTGTTGTATTCACTTTCGTCACATCGGAAGACGCGTCTGTCGGTGGTGTTGGTGTTGTTCGGACTGTTGTTCAACACGTACCGCGAACACTTGGACAGCCGATGGTCGTCAGCGTCAAACGGTACGGTCTGGTTCAGCCACGGCGGCCAGTATTCGAATGACGTCTCAGAAACATCGCATTCGTTTATCCGACATCTGCACGgtagacaaaaaaaattgaaataatggtAATTCTCATTTAAGCGGGAATATCCGATCACtcttaaaagtaattttttccttttaatcaatgtaattaataataattattattaacaaaactaTTAGTAGGTAGTATAcactataggtaatatacattttattttacatttttccacAAGTAAAATTACTTCAagcataataattaacttattttagtcCCGTGTCATCGatctatgttttataatatataaaaacttttaatttcaaaacataCGATGTGTGATTTGtgtaatttgaataattcataaatgtttCATTTAAAATCGATCAGAGTTCATAGTTCAGCATTCACTTCacacattttaaaagtttacttaAATGTCAGTAATTTGTGTATCAATTTTCATCTGATTGAAGCACTGATACAAAATAAAGCTAGTGTAACGGAAATAAAAAGTCAAATTTTGAtgatgttaaaacttaaaagtgaTTTCACTCggtggaaataaaaataaaatgtaatataatatttaataattacgtTGTGTATTAATTACATAGAATTAAATggacaattaaaaacaattatcggATGTTTCCACTTAAAGCTGAGAAGGGTGGTACTTTTTCGGacagaaacaaaacaaaaaacctgTAGTTCATGTCTCCCGTGGTGAACACGAACGACATGGTGGACGACGCCGTGAACAGTAACGTTAATccgagataaaatatattttttttttgatattttccaAATTCGCCTACCTCTTCTAATAACCCGTCGATGTCGATCaatctataataaaaacaacaataataaatgaaggtatataatattatatagatataaaatataaacttttaaataaaatattgatggtACGTACATACATATAATGAGCATACCATGGTATCATAgaatcattattttatcaaaaataaaaatataatataatttcttttcaCGATATTAAATAATGgctaatatttatcttaatatatttaaatgtaattttttctttCCAAAGTAACGCGCGTGGatgaaaattacttttttaagactagctgattttaatatattatatataatttgcaAACAGCATGGATGCCCACTTTAAAAAGGAAACACGTGTCAATACTCTCACTgagttttatatataaaaaaaaaaatacagcgtaataataaaaaaggggTATATGAGAGGCGGATAAGATTGAGACcaataacattttgtaatattttctgcGGGCGTTTAATCTATGCAAAGGTACCTaccgtttcaaattttaaacgaaGGTGAGGACATTTTAGGCgggcaaattaatttttttttacaactgaCCACTTAAAGGATTAAATGTAGAGTTACGATTtgatgtacatatttttataatctaccATTTaagtagtattatatataatatacatattataagtaaaatataaataaataaaaagtctgtacttacaattttttattaatactatcaAAGCTAATAAGAAGATTAGTAagcaatatataataagaaaaactcaattaaaataaaacaaacaccaATAGCAAGTCGAATTTAACTTAGTAGAAATCTCCAATTTTTCTTTCTGGCAAATTTATCAACAGGCAACATTTTTgtctaaatacattttgtttaaatcaaaaaactGCCCACTTTTGATTCAAACTCCAAAAAAGTCTATAGACCAATCATACCAGAATATTATAGACTTGGTCAAGTATGTGTCAAGTGAAATAATACTATaggatattttgatttttttatacaaggctcctactatattgttacaatgatatttggaaaatattaaaaatccttagtcacagtttttattaataagcatttaaagttcaaatattgacaaaatacgtaaaaagaCGAAAATTTAGAAATTACTTTGAgttagaaaatcataaaaatttttctttttaaatctaagatttgaaaatataatccaagattcctcataagtttttctacctttatcaagaaaaaaatatctacaagaaagtcaaattaaatttgtatgagcgtttgaaattcatatttttacatttgatatttactcgatttctcctataacgattttcttattttattgtaattgaaaaacgaaagactatagatactttaa harbors:
- the LOC132942418 gene encoding organic cation transporter protein-like, which encodes MTKKLIDIDGLLEEVGEFGKYQKKNIFYLGLTLLFTASSTMSFVFTTGDMNYRCRINECDVSETSFEYWPPWLNQTVPFDADDHRLSKCSRYVLNNSPNNTNTTDRRVFRCDESEYNRSSIVQCDEFVFESGGETTIVSAFNIFCKNNKWKLTIVGTLNNIGQFFSLPISGFLSDKYGRKNIIIVGSVLAATCGILRGLSINYTMFMVLEFFDAFFSGGVYSATFIMGIGLVGGKHRVFASTILSAYYPIGEALVGVLFWYVQDWRKFLIFVNLPGLGFALAYTIIPESVRWMITAGKINEAIEELKYIANYNGKKLSEETLKKLETFKSSNEKEIEIEEMTKRTTSCSSQQAFKRAMTSKRLILRVINCSFCWMINTLIYYGLSMSSGSIVGNRYGNFILCSLVEIPALFLVIKIMNNCGRRESQCATLLVCSTLCISIAFVPKHAVILNVLLYLIGKFSITISFVILYMYTAEMFPTEIRHSLFGICSMFGRIGSMVAPQTPLLVTYFGELSPLLLFSVSALLSGLLALLFPETLNKKMPDTVLEAEQIGNSSS